GTTACACATGGGACACACCACCCGCAGCTCGGCCGCAGTCAACCGCCCCCTGCCAGACGACCAGGCCTGGGTCTGAGTGCCGAGACCTGCGCTGCCGCTGCTATCGCCGCCCAGCGCATCCACCGACAGACCGCAGCCTCCAGCGATCTGGACTCGCCCAGGAGGTATCCAAGCCTGCCACAGCCCCTGGACAACGGTTCAAACAGCTGGCCACTGTCTTGGAGGGGCCGGCCAGCCTTTCACCTTCAGCGGgaccccttccctccccacttaCTCCCAGAGACATCTTCTGCTCCTGCCAGATGGCCGCCAGGTCCCAGTGGTGCCTGGCAGCCCCATCGAGTCACTCATTTTCTCCTGGGGACCTTTTAGTTTTACCCAGAATCCAGTTCTCTGCTGAATTTGCAGCTGTCTCTGTGACGTATGCCTTTTGTTCAACACAGTAATCCCTGCACTCTGTCCAGCTCTTCTACACTACCTGAAGAAACgtcttttcctta
This DNA window, taken from Manis pentadactyla isolate mManPen7 chromosome X, mManPen7.hap1, whole genome shotgun sequence, encodes the following:
- the LOC130681821 gene encoding uncharacterized protein LOC130681821, coding for PRAWGRVLAGGPLAAPVAAAQIVRGVVPSRQPLPHLESPRCPPRACPLPRSACLCSRNSSRFPLLRLGLALEPTAALSGQPAPPTHSWTPCCTPAASWAPVTHGTHHPQLGRSQPPPARRPGLGLSAETCAAAAIAAQRIHRQTAASSDLDSPRRYPSLPQPLDNGSNSWPLSWRGRPAFHLQRDPFPPHLLPETSSAPARWPPGPSGAWQPHRVTHFLLGTF